The genomic region GGTTTGATGATTCCGATCAGGCAGGAGCAATTAGTCTTTACCCGAATCCATCGAACGAAAAAATAACCATTTTACTTCCTGTCGCAATCGGATTACCGGAGTACATCCGTTTGTTTAATGGATTGGGGCAGGAATTGTCGCGGGTTGATGTTCGAACGAATAACGACTTAAAAATGGATGTGTCCGGGTTGAGTGCCGGTATTTATTTTGTTGAACTGAACAAATCAGGGCGTTTGAAAATAATAAAATTTGTAAAAAATTAAAAGTAATACTCTAATTATTGTTTCAATGAGGATCGTTTTATTGCCATCCTCTTTTTTTATATAAACGGGAACACGTAAATTTGCGAATCAAAATCAATCCATTGAAAGTATTTTCATCAATTCAGGAATTTAAAACGAATACCAGAACGGTAGTTACGCTGGGAACGTTCGATGGTGTCCACTTGGGACACAGAAGTATATTGGAAAAAGTAATGGCCAGTAGTAAAAAAATGCAGGCCGAAAGTTTATTGCTGACCTTTTTTCCGCATCCAAGGATGGTGTTGCAACAGGATTCGGATATTAAATTACTGAATACAATTGATGAGAAAATTATTTTACTTCGCGAATTCGGAATCGAAAATCTGATTATTCATCCGTTTGATCAGTCGTTCTCAAGGCTAACAGCGGAAGAGTTCGTGAAAAACATACTGGTCGATCAGTTTAATATCTGTAAAATAATTATCGGTCATGATCATCGATTTGGACGAAACAGAACGGCAACCATTGATGACCTGATTCGGTTTGGGGAGGAATATGGTTTTGAAGTGGAACAAATCTCGGCTCAGGAAATTGACGATGTGTCGATCAGTTCGACCAAAATACGAAATGCATTGGCCGAAGGAAATGTGGCGCTGGCCAATTCGTACCTCGGATATCATTACTTTTTTACCGGAACAGTGGTAAAAGGAAACCAATTAGGAAGAACCATCAATTTTCCGACTGCCAATTTTAAAATCGAAGAAGACTACAAGCTGATTCCGCAAAATGGGGTCTACATCGTGTCGTCTGTAATTAATGATCAGGTTGTGCCCGGCATGATGAATATCGGAGTACGGCCAACGGTAGAGGGTGTAGCGTTAACCGTAGAAGTGAATTACCTGGACTTTGACGGTGATTTATACGGACAAAAACTAAGTGTTTCCATTTATGAAAAAATCAGGGACGAACAAAAATTCCCTTCTCTTGACGAACTGAAAAAACAATTGGCACTGGATAAGCAAACAGCCAAAAACTATTTTTTAGAAAGAGAAAATAAATCACTTTAACGATTAATCTGCTAAATTAAAAGAATCAGGCTTAAAATTTTGTAAATTTGATAAGTGTTTGAGGCTGAAACCATTCGTTTTTTAGCTCCGAAGACAAAATCCATGTCTCACTTTAAAATTTACGATTATGTTGAAGTCAAGAGAATTTAAAAACGGGATGGTTATTTTTATCGGAATTGCATTGTATTTCCTAATCATGGAAGTATTGGGCTTAACCGATAAATTGTATTTGCGATTGTTTAATGCGGTAATTGTGCTCTATGGTGCCAACAGAACCATCAAAGAAAACTTCAGAGATGGCAATACCGAATACCTGAACAATATGCTTTCAAGTTTTAAGACCTGTGTAATCGGTATCGTGGTTAGTGTGGCCGCGCTTATTGTTTATGTGCATATACGAGGCGGCGAACCGTATCTGGCGCGTCTTTCGGATGGCTTCCTGTTTGTGGGTGGAAAACCAAAAGTAAATGAATATTGTATCGGACTACTATTTGAAGGTATAGCGTCTTCCGTAGTGGGATGTATCTTATTAATGCAATATTGGCATGGTAAAGTGGTAAAACCACGACCGCATCATCACTGATCGGTGAATTTTTTTAGTTCGAAAGTGGCGCCGTCAAAAATACCGTAGGTAAAATAATGAATCCAGTCACCAAGATTGAAATATTTGGCCGTTTCGGAAAGCGTAATTTCGAGCGGTAAATGCCTATGCCCAAAAACGAAATAATCGTAACGCTTCGTTTGCAGTTTCATTTTGGAATACTGTACCAGCCATTCGTTTTCTTCGCCCAGGTATTTTACATCTTCGGCGCCCGAAATCAGTTTGTTTTTTACCGAAAGGTATTGTGCCAGACGTACGCCCAAATCCGGATGTAACCAACGGAATAGCCATTTCGAAAACGGATTGGTAAAGACTTTTTTCATCCTTTTGTAACCCTTATCGCCGGGACCTAAACCATCACCGTGACCAATCAGGAACAGCTTATTGTTAAAGGTGAATTCCTGTGGCGTATGATAGACCGGAATGTTTAATTCCCGTTCAAAATAATCGTACATCCACAAGTCGTGGTTACCCACAAAAAAATAAATCTGAATACCGCTATCGCGCAATTCGGCCAGTTTACCCAAAACCCGGATAAAACCTTTCGGAACTACCGTTTTGTATTCAAACCAAAAATCGAAAAGATCTCCCAGTAGGAAAAGGACTTCTGCA from Flavobacterium sp. WV_118_3 harbors:
- a CDS encoding bifunctional riboflavin kinase/FAD synthetase, which translates into the protein MKVFSSIQEFKTNTRTVVTLGTFDGVHLGHRSILEKVMASSKKMQAESLLLTFFPHPRMVLQQDSDIKLLNTIDEKIILLREFGIENLIIHPFDQSFSRLTAEEFVKNILVDQFNICKIIIGHDHRFGRNRTATIDDLIRFGEEYGFEVEQISAQEIDDVSISSTKIRNALAEGNVALANSYLGYHYFFTGTVVKGNQLGRTINFPTANFKIEEDYKLIPQNGVYIVSSVINDQVVPGMMNIGVRPTVEGVALTVEVNYLDFDGDLYGQKLSVSIYEKIRDEQKFPSLDELKKQLALDKQTAKNYFLERENKSL
- a CDS encoding UDP-2,3-diacylglucosamine diphosphatase; this encodes MNIPLNKKIYFASDQHFGAPTPEKSFPREQKFVAWLDLIKKDAEVLFLLGDLFDFWFEYKTVVPKGFIRVLGKLAELRDSGIQIYFFVGNHDLWMYDYFERELNIPVYHTPQEFTFNNKLFLIGHGDGLGPGDKGYKRMKKVFTNPFSKWLFRWLHPDLGVRLAQYLSVKNKLISGAEDVKYLGEENEWLVQYSKMKLQTKRYDYFVFGHRHLPLEITLSETAKYFNLGDWIHYFTYGIFDGATFELKKFTDQ